One genomic window of Myxococcus guangdongensis includes the following:
- a CDS encoding SH3 domain-containing protein, with the protein MLSPEFWIRRAPAPDEVLLDAEQVAAKRTRAFGPEGGLMDLKRMPTALTRAQVAGWIKDAQQTPIQAVIDEQGQPVTEAMLEELRRNAATGHLPEASPARYGLSVRRTPLRSLPSDRRFFAAEDLRDYESLQAGILFPGEPVVIAHHSADQLWLFVQTAQGPAWVRREDVAEGTADAVFSYVAKAPGRVVTGDQVRTVFTPEAPGVSEIELDMGVALPRADVAPGEPVNGASSYASWPVMLPVREQDGTLAFQSALLRRTADTAPGYLPVTRANILRQAFKFLGERYGWGHQFNARDCSGLTSEVYRSLGLFLPPNSGMQGKSAALSHRLFTARDSHAERLRAVAQAQVGDLIVVPGHVLMIIGHVDGEPYVIQDVPFAVFRDPATQQLRKTKLNQVAVTPLLPLHADDTTLYVDAMTSLVHVTRP; encoded by the coding sequence ATGCTGTCGCCCGAATTCTGGATCCGCCGCGCCCCCGCTCCTGACGAGGTGCTGCTCGATGCCGAGCAGGTGGCGGCCAAACGCACGCGCGCCTTCGGTCCGGAGGGCGGCCTGATGGATTTGAAGCGCATGCCGACCGCGCTGACGCGGGCGCAGGTCGCCGGGTGGATCAAGGATGCGCAACAGACACCCATTCAGGCCGTCATCGACGAGCAGGGCCAGCCGGTGACGGAGGCGATGCTCGAGGAGCTGCGCCGGAACGCCGCGACCGGGCACCTCCCCGAAGCCTCGCCTGCGCGCTACGGCCTGAGCGTGCGGCGCACGCCCCTGCGGTCACTGCCGTCCGACCGGCGGTTCTTCGCGGCGGAGGACCTGCGCGACTACGAGAGCCTGCAGGCCGGCATCCTGTTCCCGGGTGAGCCCGTCGTCATCGCGCACCACAGCGCGGACCAGCTCTGGTTGTTCGTCCAGACCGCCCAGGGCCCCGCGTGGGTCCGGCGAGAGGACGTCGCGGAGGGCACGGCGGACGCGGTGTTCTCGTACGTGGCGAAGGCGCCCGGACGTGTCGTCACGGGCGACCAGGTGCGCACGGTCTTCACACCGGAAGCGCCCGGGGTGTCCGAGATCGAACTCGACATGGGGGTCGCGCTGCCTCGGGCCGACGTGGCACCCGGCGAGCCTGTCAACGGCGCCAGCAGCTATGCGTCGTGGCCGGTGATGCTGCCGGTCCGCGAGCAGGACGGCACGCTGGCCTTCCAGAGTGCGCTGCTGCGCCGTACCGCCGACACCGCGCCAGGCTATCTGCCGGTGACCCGCGCCAACATCCTCCGTCAGGCGTTCAAGTTCCTCGGCGAGCGCTACGGTTGGGGGCACCAGTTCAATGCGCGCGACTGCAGCGGACTGACCAGCGAGGTGTACCGCAGCCTGGGCCTGTTCCTGCCGCCCAACTCCGGGATGCAAGGCAAGAGCGCGGCGCTCAGCCACCGCCTCTTCACGGCGCGCGACTCGCATGCCGAGCGGCTGCGCGCGGTCGCCCAGGCGCAGGTGGGTGACCTCATCGTCGTTCCCGGTCATGTCTTGATGATCATCGGCCACGTGGATGGCGAGCCCTACGTCATCCAGGATGTTCCGTTCGCCGTGTTCAGGGACCCGGCCACGCAGCAGCTCCGCAAGACGAAGCTGAACCAGGTGGCGGTCACCCCGTTGCTGCCGCTGCATGCCGATGACACGACCCTGTACGTGGACGCGATGACGAGCCTCGTGCACGTCACGCGCCCATAG
- a CDS encoding FlgO family outer membrane protein, whose amino-acid sequence MSPARALLLLLLAQTALAATPPKPPPGPAAVMPFRNLNGDTSMDWLARGMTETLISDLRASGHVQVVEREQLEAALAELNAAERQQLTESSAVRVGRLVGARTLVLGSIQRADQQVRINARFIDVETGVVLDTAKVTGPLERIFALQDEVCGRLLREPVKPRAGRPSGKAAVLALETYGRALATTSPDERAWLLRATLAGSPDFAYAQEELSRMDQRLAELARKVEPEVKDEEARLRVVMEDLKRPPDERSAAALQLIHLTRTRGRWRTLIRDSERILAFDLPEHLGRRPSEEASIYRFQAFGYLDDWASQRVAGEDFLRRWPLSPLSAFVDMMLRTTASNVADGQRNFEKMRADLATEEQAVALRIAELEKKGKPVKEEHRKLAIRRCLEHNNHPRFRVHALAPCRTYYETWGASATTPAQKADLRYAREAELTSLVGLRRYAEARERLAAFRQEDPDGERISRARATVLNIGAHEEE is encoded by the coding sequence ATGAGCCCCGCTCGCGCGCTCCTGCTCCTCCTTCTCGCCCAGACCGCCCTCGCGGCCACCCCGCCCAAGCCCCCGCCCGGCCCCGCCGCGGTGATGCCGTTCCGCAACCTCAATGGCGACACGTCCATGGACTGGCTCGCGCGCGGCATGACGGAGACGTTGATCTCCGACCTGCGCGCCAGCGGACACGTCCAGGTCGTCGAACGTGAGCAACTCGAAGCGGCGCTCGCCGAGCTGAACGCCGCGGAGCGACAACAGCTCACCGAGTCCTCGGCCGTCCGCGTGGGCCGGCTCGTCGGGGCCCGGACCCTGGTGCTCGGCAGCATCCAGCGCGCGGACCAGCAGGTCCGCATCAACGCGCGCTTCATCGACGTGGAGACAGGCGTCGTCCTGGACACCGCCAAGGTCACCGGACCCCTGGAGCGCATCTTCGCACTCCAGGACGAGGTCTGTGGCCGGCTGCTCCGTGAGCCCGTGAAGCCACGCGCGGGGCGCCCCTCGGGCAAGGCGGCCGTGCTCGCGCTCGAGACCTACGGGCGCGCCCTGGCCACCACCTCGCCCGATGAGCGCGCCTGGCTGTTGCGTGCGACGCTGGCCGGATCGCCGGACTTCGCCTACGCCCAGGAGGAGCTGTCCCGGATGGACCAGCGCCTGGCCGAACTCGCGCGCAAGGTCGAGCCCGAGGTGAAGGACGAAGAGGCTCGCCTGCGCGTCGTCATGGAGGACTTGAAGCGTCCCCCTGACGAGCGCTCGGCCGCGGCCCTCCAGCTCATCCACCTGACCCGCACGCGAGGACGCTGGCGCACGCTGATCCGTGATTCGGAGCGCATCCTCGCGTTCGACCTGCCCGAGCACCTCGGTCGCCGTCCCTCCGAGGAGGCCTCGATCTATCGCTTCCAGGCCTTCGGCTACCTCGACGACTGGGCATCTCAACGTGTCGCGGGCGAGGACTTCCTGCGCCGCTGGCCGCTCAGCCCCTTGTCGGCCTTTGTGGACATGATGCTGCGCACCACCGCGAGCAACGTGGCTGACGGCCAACGGAACTTCGAGAAGATGCGCGCCGACCTCGCCACGGAAGAACAGGCCGTGGCCCTGCGCATCGCCGAACTGGAGAAGAAGGGCAAGCCCGTCAAGGAGGAGCACCGCAAGCTCGCGATCCGTCGCTGCCTGGAGCACAACAACCACCCGCGCTTCCGCGTCCATGCCCTGGCTCCGTGCCGCACGTACTACGAGACCTGGGGCGCCAGCGCGACGACCCCCGCGCAGAAGGCCGACCTGCGCTACGCGAGGGAGGCGGAGCTCACCTCCCTCGTCGGTCTGCGCCGCTACGCCGAGGCCCGCGAGCGCCTCGCCGCCTTCCGCCAGGAGGACCCCGACGGCGAGCGCATCAGCCGCGCCCGCGCCACGGTGCTCAACATCGGCGCCCACGAAGAGGAGTGA
- a CDS encoding CsgG/HfaB family protein — protein MEAPPARGGLARQAGTAILVAVGLALPGMTAYLLRPVTAAPAREHPAVSAPAASAVAPTGPVRICVLKFRDINEDSSLELALAEAVITDIGAHPGLRIVEREQLDLPMKEQDFHQSDRVDPETRARLGRLIGAEVVVLGSIQRSGPLLRVAARFVHVETGEVLDTARVEGPAQQPFEVQDALTAQVRALLPALSARLRP, from the coding sequence ATGGAGGCTCCACCCGCGAGGGGCGGGCTCGCTCGACAGGCGGGGACCGCCATCCTCGTCGCCGTGGGGCTCGCGCTCCCGGGGATGACGGCCTACCTGCTGCGCCCCGTCACAGCGGCCCCGGCCCGCGAACACCCCGCTGTGTCCGCACCCGCGGCCAGCGCCGTCGCCCCCACGGGCCCCGTGCGCATCTGCGTCCTGAAGTTCCGCGACATCAACGAGGACTCCTCACTCGAGCTCGCCCTCGCCGAGGCTGTCATCACGGACATCGGCGCGCACCCCGGCCTGCGCATCGTCGAGCGAGAGCAGCTCGACCTGCCAATGAAGGAACAGGACTTCCACCAGTCGGACCGCGTGGACCCGGAGACCCGCGCGCGCCTGGGCCGCCTCATCGGCGCCGAGGTCGTCGTGCTCGGCAGCATCCAGCGCTCCGGTCCCCTGCTCCGCGTCGCCGCCCGGTTCGTCCACGTGGAGACCGGCGAGGTGCTCGACACCGCGCGCGTCGAAGGCCCCGCACAGCAGCCCTTCGAGGTGCAGGACGCCCTCACCGCGCAGGTGCGCGCGCTCCTCCCTGCACTGAGCGCGAGGCTGCGTCCATGA
- a CDS encoding SBBP repeat-containing protein produces MRGVKAVPGWALFGALALGGCQGGEPPVDGLQEELASSARALDNCVNILPVMTSATSPSGIVTSSGGWASNPTIYEAYKAFDNTSAFWLSTKNVAPAWLAYEFPGLPRIIRRYAISYNNGGITSRAPRNWTMEGWSGSAWVVVDTRTAQTGWAGVERRQFDVASPGSYKKYRLNITDDNDARAGIEAIAINLVEMYECRAFPTVDDLWTNTSGATGGFTRIHDMAGDPAARTYTTGMTNVGLHGSPLVGGMDAFLTSRDPNGTVSFHKQLGVPNGIVVGESVARNRRFEEIYVAGYTSGSLQGAPLIGSKDAFLLRYRYTGVHGWTRQVGAPGAGTEGLGVSIDHVDNAFLVGQTEGALPGNTKTGVADGFVSKFDAAGTLLWTRQFGVAGQRTRANRAAADDSGNVYVAGITAGNLDGQVLTGPEDAFIIKYDADGVKQWTRLLGAPGTNASLRDAVVDVNGQLYVTGYSGGGMDGLPVGTPQVSTFVARYNPAGTRLWVKELDSGAGNYAWSIFSDPFDAVLYVAGTGHGDVSTPSDTTGGAGHPFVFKMDTAGTIQWLRQTAPAVLGGVEKPVYPMGVVLDQNDNVYLGGYLEGNYEGNTLLGNPDGFVTKLPAVVP; encoded by the coding sequence ATGAGAGGCGTGAAGGCGGTACCAGGGTGGGCGTTGTTCGGCGCGCTGGCGCTGGGGGGCTGCCAGGGTGGTGAGCCACCTGTCGACGGCCTCCAGGAAGAGCTGGCGAGCTCGGCGCGGGCGCTCGACAACTGCGTGAACATCCTGCCGGTGATGACGAGCGCGACGAGCCCTTCGGGCATCGTCACCAGCTCCGGTGGATGGGCGTCGAACCCCACGATCTACGAGGCGTACAAGGCGTTCGACAACACGAGCGCCTTCTGGCTGTCCACGAAGAACGTCGCGCCCGCGTGGTTGGCGTACGAGTTCCCGGGGCTGCCGCGCATCATCCGGCGCTATGCGATCAGCTACAACAACGGCGGCATCACCTCGAGGGCGCCGCGCAACTGGACGATGGAGGGCTGGAGCGGCAGCGCCTGGGTGGTGGTGGACACGCGCACCGCGCAGACGGGCTGGGCGGGCGTCGAGCGGCGTCAGTTCGATGTGGCCTCGCCCGGGTCCTACAAGAAGTACCGGCTGAACATCACGGATGACAACGATGCTCGCGCGGGCATCGAGGCCATCGCGATCAACCTGGTGGAGATGTACGAGTGCCGGGCCTTCCCGACGGTGGATGACCTGTGGACGAACACCTCGGGCGCCACGGGTGGGTTCACCCGCATCCACGACATGGCGGGCGACCCGGCGGCGCGGACGTACACCACGGGCATGACCAACGTGGGGCTGCATGGCTCACCGCTGGTGGGTGGCATGGACGCGTTCCTCACCTCGAGAGACCCGAACGGCACCGTCAGCTTCCACAAGCAGTTGGGCGTGCCGAACGGCATCGTCGTGGGTGAGAGCGTGGCGCGCAATCGGCGGTTCGAGGAGATCTACGTCGCCGGCTACACGAGCGGCTCGCTGCAGGGGGCGCCCCTGATTGGCAGCAAGGACGCGTTCCTGCTGCGCTACCGCTACACGGGGGTGCACGGCTGGACGCGGCAGGTGGGCGCGCCGGGGGCTGGGACGGAGGGGCTCGGGGTGTCCATCGACCACGTCGACAACGCGTTCCTGGTGGGGCAGACGGAGGGGGCGCTGCCGGGCAACACGAAGACGGGGGTCGCGGATGGGTTCGTGAGCAAGTTCGACGCGGCGGGCACGCTGCTGTGGACGCGGCAGTTCGGCGTCGCGGGGCAGCGCACGCGCGCCAATCGGGCCGCCGCGGATGACTCGGGCAACGTCTACGTCGCCGGCATCACCGCGGGCAACCTGGACGGGCAGGTGCTGACCGGTCCGGAGGATGCGTTCATCATCAAGTACGACGCGGATGGCGTGAAGCAGTGGACGCGGCTGTTGGGGGCGCCGGGCACGAACGCCAGCCTCCGGGACGCGGTGGTGGATGTGAACGGCCAGCTCTACGTGACGGGGTACAGCGGCGGAGGCATGGATGGGCTGCCGGTGGGCACGCCCCAGGTCTCGACCTTCGTCGCGCGCTACAACCCGGCGGGCACGCGGCTGTGGGTGAAGGAGCTGGACTCCGGGGCGGGCAACTACGCCTGGAGCATCTTCAGCGACCCGTTCGACGCCGTCCTCTACGTGGCGGGGACGGGCCACGGGGACGTGAGCACTCCTTCGGACACCACGGGAGGCGCGGGACATCCCTTCGTCTTCAAGATGGACACGGCGGGCACCATCCAGTGGCTGCGGCAGACGGCGCCGGCGGTGCTCGGCGGCGTGGAGAAGCCGGTGTACCCGATGGGCGTCGTCCTGGACCAGAACGACAACGTGTACCTGGGCGGCTACCTGGAGGGGAACTACGAGGGCAACACGCTGCTGGGCAATCCGGACGGGTTCGTGACGAAGCTGCCCGCGGTCGTGCCGTGA